A single region of the Ziziphus jujuba cultivar Dongzao chromosome 10, ASM3175591v1 genome encodes:
- the LOC107411989 gene encoding protein FANTASTIC FOUR 1, with amino-acid sequence MMSFCRRSVHSFLGLNAMDTTTTTTITTTNDSKPPWKCQQLGLVTATGDQHRLPNVLESAAIIKSSSSPPSSPPSPAKKDPGGIGFIDDMGGGVDGLMSCTESLGCESSDERRADDDDDDIYFFVRPWTKKWRKMGERREVKKFPPPLSSLKQNGQPSFFLRPERKDGRLELTEVRINRPEILRAYREDGRLRLHLIVGDDDTVEQQDCIHEEQEQEQDEEPHQKDEEEDDDVDETEEKEEEQVKGIVEEDRDIEDWKFPVSAGEGIRRCHEVVPGHHHHHSHHHHHMPVWSQHCVTTR; translated from the coding sequence ATGATGAGCTTTTGTAGAAGAAGCGTTCACTCTTTTCTGGGTCTTAACGCCATggacaccaccaccaccaccaccattacTACTACTAATGACAGCAAGCCTCCATGGAAATGCCAACAATTAGGTCTTGTCACTGCCACTGGTGACCAGCATCGTCTACCTAATGTTCTTGAGTCTGCAGCAATTATCAAATCCTCATCCTCACCGCCTTCTTCTCCACCTTCGCCAGCGAAGAAAGACCCTGGTGGGATTGGTTTCATTGATGATATGGGAGGTGGTGTTGATGGCTTGATGTCTTGCACCGAGAGTCTTGGATGTGAAAGCTCAGACGAACGACGAGccgatgatgatgacgatgatatATATTTCTTCGTTAGACCGTGGACGAAGAAATGGAGGAAGATGGGTGAGAGAAGAGAAGTGAAGAAGTTTCCTCCTCCTCTTTCTTCGCTGAAACAGAATGGCCAGCCCAGTTTCTTCCTACGACCTGAGAGGAAAGACGGGAGGCTTGAGCTTACCGAGGTCAGGATTAATAGGCCGGAGATTCTCCGAGCTTATAGAGAAGATGGACGGTTGAGATTGCACCTTATAGTGGGAGATGATGACACCGTCGAGCAACAAGATTGTATAcatgaagaacaagaacaagaacaagatgAAGAACCACATCaaaaagacgaagaagaagatgatgatgtagATGAGacggaagaaaaagaagaagaacaagtgaAGGGAATTGTGGAAGAAGATAGGGATATCGAAGACTGGAAGTTTCCGGTGAGTGCCGGTGAAGGTATCCGGCGGTGTCACGAGGTGGTGCCTGGACATCACCACCACCATAGCCACCATCACCACCATATGCCAGTGTGGAGCCAGCATTGCGTGACGACCAGGTga
- the LOC112490495 gene encoding protein DMP3: MPAPPLHQLTPSGSFNFKVEPILLHVNSSVPLLNHDQLNSSSSKTISSSSSEVPEPNPQPPPPALQPQPPPPKQETNLPPPNAVTPPPPPPPQPAAESLINPTGGVVGQQSAHQKHEKALRRAGSLANLLPTGTVLAVEALTPTLSNSGKCQLTNKILMGGVVIVCTIICFCSSFMDSFECKEKVYYGIATRKGLMVSNYEDREKEESIVDKAAKEFRYKVKPVDFVHAFLSVAVFLIFAFSSSQLQGCFFQENLRRLSIPWWFICLWSLEFFPASCSRFSPLNVKGLATLYILVILRTRTDGILSMVDRDRG; encoded by the coding sequence ATGCCAGCGCCACCACTTCACCAGTTAACTCCATCTGGCTCCTTCAACTTCAAGGTCGAACCAATTCTGCTCCACGTCAACTCATCAGTTCCCCTCCTCAACCATGACCAGCTCAATTCATCCTCATCCAAAACcatttcatcatcttcttccgaAGTTCCCGAGCCAAATCCACAGCCTCCACCTCCAGCGCTACAGCCGCAGCCTCCGCCACCTAAACAGGAAACCAACCTACCACCGCCGAACGCCGTcactccaccaccaccaccaccaccacagcCTGCTGCAGAATCCCTTATAAACCCTACTGGAGGAGTAGTGGGTCAACAATCAGCACACCAGAAGCACGAAAAAGCTCTGAGAAGAGCAGGAAGCCTAGCGAACCTTTTACCGACAGGCACCGTCCTCGCAGTCGAAGCCCTTACGCCAACGCTTTCCAACAGCGGAAAATGCCAACTCACGAACAAGATCCTCATGGGTGGGGTGGTGATCGTCTGCACCATCATCTGCTTCTGCTCTTCCTTCATGGACAGCTTCGAATGCAAAGAGAAAGTGTACTACGGCATAGCCACCCGTAAAGGTCTGATGGTGTCCAACTACGAAGACCGTGAAAAAGAAGAATCCATTGTTGATAAAGCCGCTAAGGAGTTCAGATACAAAGTAAAACCTGTAGACTTTGTCCATGCTTTCTTGTCCGTGGCCGTGTTCTTGATATTTGCTTTTAGCAGTTCACAGCTTCAAGGTTGCTTTTTCCAAGAGAATCTAAGGAGACTGAGTATTCCATGGTGGTTTATTTGCCTTTGGTCACTGGAATTCTTTCCAGCTTCTTGTTCACGATTTTCCCCACTGAACGTAAAGGGATTGGCTACATTATATATACTCGTAATTCTAAGAACAAGAACGGATGGTATATTATCAATGGTGGATAGGGATAGAGGCTGA
- the LOC107412031 gene encoding sugar transporter ERD6-like 5 produces MGRESIEKGGGLLNDPLLPVKRSDGSSGAVECSISSRDRAGTNENGSSSSSATTMVVFTSLVAVCGSYVFGSAIGYSSPAQSGISADLGLTVAEYSLFGSILTIGAMVGAIVSGKIADYLGRRGTMGISEIICILGWLAIIFSKVYWWLNLGRLLVGCGMGLLSYVVPVYIAEITPKNLRGGFTAAHQLMICCGVSMTYLFGAFVNWRVLALLGTIPCLLQLLGLFFIPESPRWLAKVGREKESEAALQHLRGKKTDISQEAAEIRDYTEALQKLSEASIIELFQWRYARSLIVGIGLMVLQQFGGVNAIAFYASAIFISAGFSGSVGSIAMVVVQVPMTALGVLLMDKSGRRPLLLVSSAGTCLGCLLVGISYIFQDLQQWKEATPILALVGILVFTGSFSLGMGGIPWVIMSEIFPINMKGSAGSLVALVSWLGSWIVSFAFNFLMDWSSAGTFLLFSSICGITVLFIAKLVPETKGRTLEEIQASMNPFREKDESGIP; encoded by the exons atgGGCAGAGAAAGCATAGAAAAAGGAGGAGGGTTATTAAATGATCCTCTGCTGCCTGTTAAACGTAGTGATGGGTCTTCTGGTGCTGTGGAATGTAGTATCAGCAGCAGAGACAGAGCTGGTACAAATGAAAAtggatcttcttcttcatcagctACAACTATGGTTGTCTTCACCTCCTTGGTTGCTGTGTGTGGATCCTATGTTTTTGGTTCCGCT ATTGGATATTCCTCACCTGCTCAATCTGGAATTAGTGCTGACCTGGGCCTCACTGTGGCTGAG TATTCGCTATTTGGTTCAATATTGACGATTGGAGCAATGGTAGGTGCTATAGTAAGTGGCAAAATAGCAGATTACCTAGGAAGAAGAGGT ACAATGGGCATTTCCGAGATAATCTGTATTTTAGGATGGCTTGCCATAATTTTCTCAAAG GTTTATTGGTGGCTCAACCTTGGAAGACTTTTGGTAGGATGTGGGATGGGGCTTCTTTCCTATGTG GTACCTGTATACATAGCAGAAATAACACCCAAGAATCTTCGAGGAGGATTTACAGCAGCTCATCAG TTGATGATATGTTGTGGCGTGTCAATGACATATCTTTTTGGGGCTTTTGTGAACTGGCGGGTTCTGGCTTTGCTTG GAACAATCCCTTGTCTACTACAGCTCCTAGGCCTGTTCTTCATTCCAGAGTCTCCCAGATGGTTG GCAAAGGTTGGTCGAGAAAAGGAGAGCGAAGCTGCTTTGCAGCACCTTAGGGGAAAGAAAACTGATATTTCTCAAGAAGCTGCTGAAATTAGA GATTACACAGAAGCTCTTCAAAAGCTGTCAGAAGCTAGCATTATCGAGTTATTCCAATGGAGATATGCTCGTTCACTAATT GTTGGAATTGGCTTGATGGTGTTGCAACAATTTGGAGGAGTTAATGCCATTGCCTTCTATGCAAGTGCTATATTTATTTCAGCTG GTTTTTCAGGCAGTGTTGGTAGTATAGCAATGGTCGTTGTTCAG GTCCCAATGACAGCATTGGGTGTGCTTTTGATGGACAAATCTGGACGGCGGCCACTTCTGCTG GTTTCTTCTGCTGGAACATGCCTAGGTTGCCTTCTTGTGGGGATATCATACATCTTCCAG GACCTTCAACAATGGAAAGAGGCCACTCCCATTCTGGCGCTTGTTGGCATACTG GTTTTTACAGGATCATTCTCATTGGGTATGGGAGGCATTCCTTGGGTTATAATGTCAGAG ATATTCCCTATAAACATGAAGGGCTCAGCAGGAAGCCTGGTGGCACTCGTCAGCTGGTTAGGTTCTTGGATTGTCTCATTTGCTTTCAACTTCTTAATGGATTGGAGCTCAGCAG GAACATTTTTGCTATTCTCAAGCATATGTGGCATAACTGTTCTGTTCATCGCCAAGTTGGTACCAGAGACTAAAGGACGGACACTAGAAGAAATACAAGCCTCAATGAATCCTTTTCGGGAAAAAGATGAATCTGGCATTCCATAA